A region of Rhizobium sp. CCGE531 DNA encodes the following proteins:
- a CDS encoding cytochrome c, whose product MLSDGENFSEQSGEALYANVCAACHMNHGEGAMGAGKYPALTQNQNLVVGDYPVYLVLHGHTGMPPIGHMMSDDQVAAVVNYVRTNFGNNYENEVTREDVADIR is encoded by the coding sequence ATGTTGAGCGACGGTGAGAACTTCAGTGAACAAAGCGGGGAAGCGCTGTATGCGAACGTCTGTGCCGCTTGTCATATGAACCATGGGGAAGGTGCGATGGGGGCAGGCAAATATCCGGCCCTTACTCAAAATCAGAATCTAGTGGTCGGGGATTACCCAGTTTACTTGGTGCTCCACGGGCATACAGGCATGCCACCTATCGGTCATATGATGAGCGATGACCAAGTTGCTGCCGTCGTTAACTACGTGCGCACAAATTTCGGCAACAATTACGAAAATGAAGTGACACGCGAGGACGTGGCGGACATCCGATAA
- a CDS encoding acetyl-CoA carboxylase biotin carboxylase subunit family protein, with translation MKGRTLILIEGSRANGPLYVQAAQRLGLHLITLSADPAQYDYLGANEVQTICVDTDDLDALIRECYQLSTTYEIAGITGFPSPSETVYATVARLCRHFTLPGPDPASIDRCCDKFVQRQVLAEYGVPVPAYRLATDAMEVECSAEKIGLPVILKPTAGLGGSGVRLCRDAKELAQHTSHLLDGDHPWQSSPKILVEEFAQGPYYGANTMGNQVIAIGTADFGPPPHFVFREYTFPAPLTETELQRIIDVSLSCLRALGLGWGPANIEFRWTNDGPVVIEVNPRLPTGEARLVQLAYGVDLITAHINLVIGQQICDLRAKHSHIAAVRSLLPEGDGILDWISGDNRAAAVPGVNEVKFYVTPKAQIVRRGDYLDSIGHVIACSSSRSQTEMMLERAVNLIRWSIAPFPSLCEPDEISTSISGAKEAPREG, from the coding sequence ATGAAAGGAAGAACACTCATCTTAATTGAAGGTTCACGGGCTAATGGCCCGCTGTACGTCCAAGCGGCTCAGCGGCTTGGTCTCCATCTTATTACTCTGTCTGCAGATCCAGCTCAGTACGACTATCTTGGCGCGAACGAGGTTCAGACAATCTGTGTCGATACAGACGATCTCGATGCGTTAATCCGCGAATGCTACCAGTTAAGCACGACTTATGAGATTGCTGGCATTACCGGGTTTCCAAGCCCGAGCGAGACAGTCTATGCAACAGTTGCCCGACTCTGTCGACACTTCACTCTACCTGGACCGGACCCCGCATCGATTGATCGATGCTGCGACAAATTTGTGCAACGCCAAGTACTCGCGGAATACGGAGTTCCAGTACCTGCTTACCGCTTGGCAACAGATGCAATGGAGGTGGAATGCTCAGCGGAGAAGATTGGTCTGCCGGTGATACTAAAGCCAACCGCAGGCCTCGGCGGCAGCGGTGTCCGATTGTGCCGGGATGCCAAAGAGTTAGCTCAACATACGAGCCATCTGCTCGACGGAGATCACCCGTGGCAATCTTCGCCGAAGATACTCGTCGAAGAATTCGCACAAGGCCCGTACTACGGCGCTAATACAATGGGAAACCAAGTCATTGCAATTGGTACCGCTGACTTCGGCCCCCCGCCACATTTCGTCTTTCGTGAATACACCTTTCCTGCCCCGCTGACTGAAACCGAACTTCAACGCATCATCGATGTTTCACTTAGCTGCTTGCGAGCTCTCGGTCTTGGATGGGGACCGGCAAACATTGAATTCCGATGGACGAACGATGGCCCAGTTGTCATTGAAGTTAATCCCCGCCTTCCGACCGGGGAAGCTAGACTGGTTCAACTGGCGTACGGCGTTGATTTGATCACGGCGCACATCAATCTTGTCATCGGCCAACAAATTTGTGACTTGCGAGCAAAGCATTCGCACATAGCAGCAGTGAGGAGCCTGCTTCCGGAGGGCGATGGCATCCTCGATTGGATCAGTGGTGACAATCGCGCGGCTGCTGTACCGGGTGTCAACGAGGTCAAATTTTACGTTACACCAAAGGCACAAATCGTCAGAAGAGGTGATTATTTAGACTCGATTGGACATGTCATCGCATGTTCGTCAAGTCGTTCTCAGACAGAAATGATGCTGGAGCGTGCCGTTAATCTGATCAGGTGGTCAATCGCACCATTTCCGTCCCTTTGCGAACCGGACGAAATATCGACCTCAATCTCCGGGGCGAAGGAGGCGCCTCGCGAAGGATGA
- the ltrA gene encoding group II intron reverse transcriptase/maturase, which produces MTSADTTDKPFRIDKRLVYEAYKAVKSNGGAAGVDGQTIEQFEADLKANLYKIWNGMSSGSYFPPPVRAVPIPKKTGGQRILGVPTVSDRIAQMVVKRLIEPELDQIFRPDSYGYRPGKSALDAVGITRQRCWKYDWVLEFDIKGLNDNLAHDLLLKAVHKHVKGQGALLYIERWLTAPLEQDGQRIGRIAVPRKGVWSVRFFQICSCTTHLISDRTYPDLPWCRYADDGLVHCRTEQEAEAVKAALQARLAECQLEMHPTKTKIGYCKDPKRRGTYPNVSFDFLGYCFRPRVVKNPQNGRLFCGFTPGVAPSALNHMRATIRDLKLRQKTHVSLADIAREINPLLRGWIAYYGRFTPSALDALRRYVNQTLCVWVRRKFKRYARSTQAGKFLQRLAQSRTKLFVHWQLGITGKFV; this is translated from the coding sequence ATGACGTCGGCGGATACGACAGACAAGCCGTTTAGGATCGATAAGCGGCTGGTGTACGAAGCTTATAAAGCGGTCAAATCCAATGGTGGTGCGGCCGGAGTGGATGGGCAGACGATCGAGCAGTTCGAAGCCGACTTGAAGGCTAATCTCTACAAGATCTGGAACGGGATGAGTTCGGGAAGCTACTTTCCGCCACCGGTCCGTGCCGTCCCCATTCCCAAAAAGACTGGGGGCCAGCGGATTTTGGGTGTGCCCACCGTGAGCGATAGGATCGCGCAAATGGTGGTCAAACGGCTCATTGAACCGGAACTTGATCAGATCTTCCGGCCAGATTCCTACGGCTACCGACCGGGCAAATCTGCTCTGGACGCGGTAGGGATCACGCGTCAGCGGTGCTGGAAATATGATTGGGTTTTAGAGTTTGATATCAAGGGCCTAAATGACAACTTGGCGCACGATCTCTTGCTCAAGGCGGTCCACAAGCATGTCAAGGGTCAAGGGGCGTTGCTCTATATCGAAAGATGGCTGACGGCGCCCTTGGAACAGGATGGACAAAGGATAGGGCGGATCGCGGTACCCCGCAAGGGGGTGTGGTCAGTCCGATTCTTTCAAATCTGTTCCTGCACTACGCATTTGATCTCTGACCGGACATACCCCGACCTCCCATGGTGCCGGTATGCGGATGACGGTCTGGTGCACTGCCGGACCGAACAGGAAGCGGAGGCCGTCAAGGCTGCCCTTCAAGCAAGGCTGGCGGAATGCCAGCTGGAAATGCATCCCACCAAAACCAAGATCGGTTACTGCAAAGACCCCAAACGCAGGGGAACGTATCCGAACGTCAGCTTTGACTTTCTCGGATACTGTTTTCGACCGCGAGTGGTGAAAAATCCGCAAAATGGGCGACTGTTCTGCGGATTTACGCCGGGGGTTGCTCCCTCGGCGCTGAACCACATGCGGGCGACGATCCGGGACTTGAAACTCCGACAGAAAACGCATGTGTCGCTGGCCGACATTGCTCGCGAGATCAATCCGCTCCTCCGGGGGTGGATTGCGTATTACGGGCGGTTTACGCCATCGGCGCTGGATGCCTTGCGGCGTTACGTCAATCAGACGCTGTGCGTGTGGGTGAGAAGGAAGTTCAAGCGCTATGCCCGTTCGACCCAAGCAGGGAAATTTCTACAACGCCTTGCCCAAAGTCGAACGAAGCTTTTCGTGCATTGGCAGCTCGGAATAACCGGTAAGTTCGTCTGA
- a CDS encoding IS701 family transposase, translated as MNGLNGRSEPDFADYVERLVDVIGHADRAEPLKDYCLGLMLPVERKSVEPLAAVTAPARVSSKHQSLLHFVGQAPWSDEALLRRIGDLVLPLIERHGPIEAWIVDDTGFPKKGRHSVGVARQYCGQLGKQDNCQVAVSLSIANVAASLPIAYRLYLPEIWADDAERRRKAKIPDSVAFQTKPAIALEQIRAAQAAGVAPGVVLADAGYGVDGAFRAGLSALGLDYVVGVQPTLSVWRPGEGPLPPEPWRGKGRPTSLMRRSPEHSPISAKALAQELPQDAWQIIGWREGTNTDLNSRFAAVRVRPASRDYKLTEPRAEEWLLIEWPEGDAEPLKYWLSTLPAAASLAKLVSTAKLRWRIERDYQELKQELGLGHYEGRGWRGFHHHASLCIAAYGFLISQRETIPPSAPPETKNRPQSGLPQGYRPRGAPDPTRATRVEFDRHNPKALDRRTQSQPPAMSMLLPDEGSIKSTNL; from the coding sequence ATGAATGGCCTGAACGGAAGAAGTGAACCAGACTTTGCGGATTATGTCGAGAGGCTTGTCGATGTGATCGGCCATGCCGATCGGGCAGAGCCGCTGAAGGATTACTGCCTTGGCCTCATGCTGCCGGTGGAGCGCAAGAGTGTCGAGCCTCTGGCAGCGGTAACGGCACCGGCGAGGGTTTCGTCCAAGCATCAGTCGTTACTGCATTTCGTCGGTCAGGCGCCGTGGTCGGACGAGGCGCTTCTGCGGCGGATTGGCGATTTGGTGCTGCCGCTGATCGAGCGACATGGGCCGATCGAGGCGTGGATTGTAGATGACACCGGCTTTCCCAAGAAGGGCAGGCATTCGGTCGGGGTGGCGCGGCAATATTGTGGCCAACTCGGCAAGCAGGACAACTGCCAAGTCGCGGTCAGCTTGTCGATCGCCAACGTCGCAGCGAGCTTGCCGATTGCCTACCGGCTGTATCTACCCGAGATCTGGGCCGACGATGCCGAGCGGCGGCGCAAGGCGAAGATCCCTGACAGCGTCGCATTCCAGACCAAACCGGCCATCGCGCTGGAGCAGATCCGAGCCGCCCAGGCAGCCGGAGTGGCGCCCGGTGTGGTGTTGGCCGATGCCGGCTATGGCGTGGACGGCGCATTCCGCGCCGGCCTGTCGGCACTCGGCCTCGACTATGTCGTGGGCGTGCAGCCGACACTCAGCGTCTGGCGACCCGGCGAGGGACCATTGCCACCCGAGCCCTGGCGCGGAAAGGGGCGGCCAACCTCGCTGATGCGCCGCAGCCCCGAGCACAGCCCGATATCGGCCAAGGCGTTGGCGCAGGAACTGCCGCAAGATGCCTGGCAGATCATCGGCTGGCGGGAAGGAACCAACACTGACCTCAACTCTCGCTTCGCCGCCGTGCGCGTCAGGCCCGCGTCCAGGGATTACAAATTGACCGAGCCCCGCGCCGAGGAATGGCTGCTGATCGAATGGCCCGAGGGTGATGCCGAACCACTCAAATACTGGCTCTCCACTCTCCCGGCCGCCGCTTCGCTCGCAAAGCTCGTCAGCACCGCCAAGCTGCGCTGGCGCATCGAGCGCGACTATCAGGAACTCAAACAGGAACTCGGGCTCGGCCACTATGAGGGACGCGGTTGGCGCGGCTTCCATCATCATGCAAGCCTCTGCATTGCCGCTTACGGATTCCTCATCTCCCAAAGGGAGACGATTCCCCCCTCAGCGCCGCCCGAAACCAAAAACCGCCCGCAATCTGGCCTTCCCCAGGGTTATCGACCCCGCGGAGCCCCCGATCCGACCCGAGCGACACGTGTCGAATTCGATCGCCACAATCCGAAGGCACTTGACCGTCGCACTCAGTCGCAACCTCCAGCGATGTCCATGCTGCTCCCGGATGAAGGATCGATAAAATCCACAAATTTGTGA
- a CDS encoding Glu/Leu/Phe/Val dehydrogenase produces MTFLDLPEGLSERIMQCNSTYTVRFGVRLRGRMYSFIGWRSVHSEHCEPVKGGIRYASNADAEEVEALAALMTLKCSLVDVPFGGSKGALKIDPREWTPQELERITRRFTQELNKRGLIGPGVNVPAPDIGTGEREMAWMMDEFRRANPTDVINARACVTGKPLSKGGIAGRTEATGRGVQFAIQSYLRDPRTAGLNGKRDLKGAAIIVQGFGNVGYHAAKFVSEEDGARVTIVAERDGYVANADGLAIEALKQHHIKTGSILGFEGATSFAGDMTGIAQPCDVLIPAAMENAIHAGNADRIKANLVVEAANGPITFEADKVLRTRGITVLPDLYVNAGGVVVSYFEWVKNLTHIPFGLMERRRRERRNQTIAMALERMTGKEFPADIRDEFLEGGAEIDLVRSGLEDVMRSTWTRIADLIEQQPELGDYRTAAYVASIRQIADAYEAIGI; encoded by the coding sequence ATGACATTCCTCGACCTGCCGGAAGGCCTGTCGGAGCGGATCATGCAGTGCAACTCGACCTACACGGTTCGGTTCGGCGTCCGCCTGCGGGGTCGCATGTACAGCTTTATCGGCTGGCGCTCGGTCCATAGCGAGCACTGCGAGCCGGTGAAGGGCGGCATTCGCTATGCGTCGAATGCCGATGCTGAAGAGGTCGAGGCCCTGGCAGCGCTGATGACGCTCAAATGCTCGCTGGTCGATGTGCCGTTCGGCGGCTCGAAGGGCGCGCTAAAGATCGATCCGCGCGAATGGACGCCGCAGGAGCTCGAGCGCATCACCCGCCGCTTCACCCAGGAACTCAACAAGCGCGGCCTGATCGGCCCCGGCGTCAACGTCCCGGCACCCGACATCGGCACCGGCGAGCGGGAAATGGCCTGGATGATGGACGAGTTCCGCCGCGCCAATCCGACCGATGTCATCAACGCGCGCGCCTGCGTCACCGGCAAGCCGCTGTCGAAGGGCGGTATTGCCGGCCGCACCGAGGCAACCGGCCGAGGCGTGCAGTTCGCCATCCAGAGCTATCTCCGCGATCCGCGCACTGCCGGCCTGAACGGCAAGCGCGATCTGAAGGGTGCTGCAATCATCGTCCAGGGCTTCGGCAATGTCGGCTACCATGCGGCAAAGTTCGTCTCTGAAGAAGACGGTGCCCGGGTGACGATTGTTGCCGAACGCGACGGCTATGTCGCCAACGCCGATGGTCTTGCGATCGAGGCGCTGAAGCAGCATCATATCAAGACCGGCAGCATTCTCGGCTTCGAAGGCGCCACCTCGTTTGCCGGCGATATGACGGGCATTGCGCAGCCATGCGACGTCCTCATTCCGGCGGCCATGGAGAATGCCATCCATGCGGGCAATGCAGACCGCATCAAGGCAAATCTGGTCGTCGAGGCGGCCAACGGCCCGATCACCTTCGAGGCTGACAAGGTGCTTCGCACCCGAGGGATCACCGTTCTTCCCGATCTTTACGTCAATGCCGGCGGTGTCGTCGTCAGCTACTTCGAGTGGGTAAAGAACCTGACGCATATTCCCTTCGGTCTGATGGAACGGCGCCGGCGCGAGCGGCGCAACCAGACCATCGCAATGGCGCTGGAACGCATGACCGGCAAGGAATTCCCCGCCGATATCCGCGATGAATTCCTCGAAGGCGGCGCCGAGATCGACCTCGTCCGGTCCGGCCTCGAAGACGTCATGCGCAGCACCTGGACACGGATCGCCGACCTCATCGAACAGCAACCGGAACTCGGTGACTACCGGACCGCCGCCTATGTCGCGTCGATCCGGCAGATCGCCGATGCTTATGAAGCGATAGGAATCTGA
- a CDS encoding flavin monoamine oxidase family protein — translation MAQDKLVGLNRRNLLSLIGMTAGSMTMYHAMTTLGLAGESRYNGPIKLEGAPKDTSVLILGAGLAGMTAALELRQAGYNVKILEYNNRVGGRNWTIRGGDSVKELGGEIRNCEFDEGLYINPGPWRIPYHHHGLLAYCKRLGVVLEPFQQLNHNAFLHSTRGGGGKPQRVRYVMTDIRGHISELLCKVTRKGALEGSVTKEDQEMLLEALRSWGALDENYAYQNSTHVREFRGSVEAYRAGRNSVVPTSGKPLSLSEILGSGLWSDLAAFARYEFQTTMFQPRGGIDLIGKAFSKEVDDLVTYNAKVTKIEQDEKRVTAYYEDSENPGTIQRASGDWCVCTIPLTILSQIDINVSAEMLAAIKAVPYASSVKVGLQFKRRFWEEDDLIFGGVSYTNLPIRQISYPSSDFNTKGKGVLLGCYTWNGPNSYEFTSMAPEERVKRVVEYGARIHPQYKEEFENGVSWAWHRSPFTLGCAGDWTEDTRREHFNNLCKIDGRVVIAGEHASQVPAWMEGAILSSLDAITRLHKRIMAG, via the coding sequence ATGGCACAAGATAAGCTAGTTGGCTTAAACCGGCGCAATCTTCTATCGCTAATCGGTATGACTGCAGGCAGTATGACGATGTACCACGCCATGACTACGCTCGGGCTGGCTGGTGAGTCTAGATACAACGGACCAATAAAGCTGGAAGGCGCTCCGAAGGACACTTCCGTCTTGATTCTTGGAGCAGGATTGGCGGGTATGACGGCAGCACTCGAACTGCGTCAGGCCGGTTACAACGTGAAAATACTGGAATACAACAATCGAGTAGGTGGCCGAAATTGGACGATACGCGGCGGCGATAGCGTGAAGGAACTGGGCGGCGAGATCCGGAATTGTGAATTTGATGAGGGGCTTTACATCAATCCTGGTCCGTGGCGAATTCCGTATCATCACCATGGCTTGCTCGCATACTGCAAGCGGCTGGGCGTGGTGCTAGAGCCCTTCCAACAACTCAACCACAACGCGTTCCTGCACTCCACAAGGGGGGGCGGCGGCAAGCCGCAGCGAGTGCGTTACGTTATGACCGATATTCGGGGACACATATCAGAGCTGCTGTGTAAGGTGACGCGCAAGGGCGCACTCGAAGGGAGTGTCACTAAGGAAGATCAGGAGATGCTACTTGAGGCCCTTCGCTCCTGGGGCGCGTTGGATGAGAATTATGCCTACCAGAATAGCACACACGTGAGAGAGTTTCGCGGTTCGGTCGAAGCCTATCGCGCGGGGAGAAATAGCGTCGTGCCAACGTCCGGAAAGCCGCTGAGCCTTTCCGAAATACTAGGTTCGGGCCTTTGGAGCGATCTAGCCGCTTTTGCGCGCTATGAATTCCAAACAACCATGTTCCAGCCACGTGGCGGCATCGACCTGATTGGCAAGGCTTTCAGCAAGGAAGTGGACGACCTCGTCACCTATAACGCCAAGGTGACAAAGATCGAGCAGGACGAGAAGCGCGTCACGGCCTATTACGAAGACAGCGAGAATCCCGGTACAATACAGCGGGCGAGCGGCGACTGGTGCGTATGTACGATTCCCCTGACGATCCTCAGTCAAATCGACATCAATGTCAGCGCCGAAATGCTCGCAGCGATCAAAGCTGTACCCTATGCATCATCCGTGAAGGTAGGCCTACAGTTCAAGCGTCGTTTTTGGGAGGAAGATGACCTGATTTTCGGGGGCGTGAGCTACACCAATCTGCCGATCCGGCAGATTTCTTATCCAAGCAGTGACTTCAATACGAAGGGAAAGGGCGTTCTGCTGGGCTGTTACACTTGGAATGGGCCGAATTCCTATGAGTTCACGTCAATGGCTCCCGAGGAACGCGTGAAGCGGGTTGTCGAATACGGTGCGCGGATCCATCCTCAATACAAAGAGGAATTCGAAAATGGCGTTTCCTGGGCCTGGCATCGCTCCCCGTTTACACTTGGCTGCGCCGGGGACTGGACGGAAGACACCCGCAGGGAACACTTCAATAATCTTTGCAAGATCGACGGTCGCGTAGTAATCGCCGGCGAGCATGCATCCCAAGTCCCGGCCTGGATGGAGGGGGCGATTCTCTCCTCACTAGACGCAATCACAAGGCTTCATAAGCGCATCATGGCTGGCTGA
- a CDS encoding MarR family transcriptional regulator: MQGRYLVFIYAYTRIFKRSPAEADMRRHFEVTAPSVHQMVITLEKAGLIQCQPGEARSIQLLVEPEALPILR, translated from the coding sequence TTGCAGGGCCGATACCTGGTCTTCATTTATGCCTATACCAGGATCTTCAAACGCTCCCCGGCAGAAGCGGACATGCGTCGCCACTTTGAGGTGACCGCACCGTCTGTACACCAGATGGTGATAACCCTGGAAAAAGCCGGCCTCATTCAATGCCAGCCTGGAGAAGCGCGAAGCATTCAATTGCTCGTAGAACCTGAGGCGCTGCCAATCCTACGCTAG
- a CDS encoding transposase — protein sequence MVGDRVDAMLEVMDEGMHEARHEGKYRRIEVITGRRQRRNWTDEEKAQILAESAEPDVNISAVARRWGVNRGLLNVWRRDAGLTSQRSAKASLPSAVFVPVTVVGDGARHEGSPSNASEVLAGRIEIEIAGARMTVIGSVAPELAQAMVAVLRGRR from the coding sequence ATGGTTGGAGATCGCGTTGATGCCATGCTTGAAGTCATGGATGAAGGCATGCATGAAGCCAGGCATGAGGGAAAGTATCGCCGGATCGAGGTGATCACCGGTCGGCGCCAGCGGCGGAATTGGACTGACGAGGAGAAGGCGCAGATCCTTGCGGAAAGCGCAGAACCTGACGTGAACATCTCGGCCGTTGCCCGGCGCTGGGGCGTCAATCGCGGCTTGCTGAATGTGTGGCGACGGGATGCCGGACTAACCTCTCAACGGTCGGCAAAGGCCAGTTTGCCGTCTGCCGTGTTCGTGCCGGTGACAGTGGTTGGGGATGGCGCACGACACGAAGGCTCGCCATCGAATGCCTCGGAGGTTCTTGCTGGCCGAATTGAGATCGAAATTGCGGGCGCACGCATGACGGTTATCGGCTCGGTGGCGCCCGAGTTGGCGCAGGCGATGGTGGCGGTGTTGCGAGGGCGCCGGTGA